The Pseudophryne corroboree isolate aPseCor3 chromosome 12, aPseCor3.hap2, whole genome shotgun sequence genomic sequence taatttattaataTTTTGTAATATATCCTAACAGAAAGGACTCAGTGGGGAACTACCCCCTGAGCTgcattgtggttttactgtataaaagaggcctgtgagcttcagaggtgtattataccaactactttaagCTGTAAACttctgctgtattgctgagtctTTTTGAAGACTATTTTGGGTAaataaaacatcttctgcctcaagatgaccacttcatcttgtgacctgcagggctaggcgatacctagctccattttccggctgtccagggtacacccagcagctccaagctccgcctcccgccTGCTAACGTGCTGTGCTTAGGCAAACGACGATtgaggattcgtcaacaccacacatggttccagacgccacggctacaaggagtctggtggtggcagcgtagtaccacccactgcgcagtgggtggagtcagtaacaggcagttactgacagtaagcgggaatcccctaattggccaggtcccgtgtgacctaaaactccattctgtgactgggggcgGGATACACAGCGGTGAGGGCTCTCGCACGGGACCATCCGGTCACATGCACACCTATAAATTCCGCATTCGTTATATAAAGAAGAGCAGCAGACTGTAGTTCTGGGTCAGGCTGACTAGATGGCGCTGTTACCTCCCGAAGACCTTCTGTGCAACATTAAGAAGCAAGAAAATGGGTCTGTATAGGGTGCACTCTTTGTAATGATCTATAACTTATTGTCTATGTAATAACTGTATTGTATGATCAATTAAAAACAAGCAGAGAAAAAAATGATAGAATgtgtgtagagaaaaagaaatgtgAGTACAATAGGGAGACAACTGTGCGTCTTAACGTGTTTTCTTAATGTATTGGTGTGCGCCCATGCTAATGGTAGAATTTCACATCTAAATGGGACGGTTTAGAAGGCAAAACAATTGCCACAATTCTATTGATGTTTGGGCGCATATGCATATCGCGGCCTATCAGACAGTGTTTAGCCGCGTAAaacggctaaacccgtctaaagtccaGCTCCGGGCATGCAGACTTAgcgcacatttcttctcgcacctcaggaggctgtgggaAGACGTGTCATCCCCGAGGCTTCCAGGCATCTAAAAGAATCAACAAATGAATTACGCCCCCTAGTGGTAGTACAATGTAACACAATTGAATCAGACCCATATTGTgcatgactgagtctgtatacggagcaaacAGAACTTGTAGTGGGAAAacagctgtggctgctacattgtcagattctgagactcagtcgcacacagatatacatgtgTCACATCAAATTAAACCAGCAgtgtctccttgtgtgtcctagtcacattgtattgTAATTTATACACATTTTCAGCTAAAAAATGTACacgtgacctggcgtgccaagacgggggtgtttggtgtgactgcagcaatgatgaatGAGGACACGCTGTATGTTATTATGCTTATCTGGTTTGTGCACCACTGCAGGCACTCATCCACAAGCTGAACACTCCGCTGAGCAGTAACTACGTACATAAAAACTATGTCTACGCATTATAGGttataataaataaaatgaaaatgcagctGCACACTGTATAGTACTAAGTTCTGCTAATCAGAAtacttataataaactctgcaacctAACAGAGCAAAATTGGAGGCGCTTAGCATCATTTTTGGCCAATAATATGGACCCACCAaccgcgaccaggtgacctcatctggtaggTCCCTAACACCAAGCTTCAAGCCCAGGCTCAAAATGTATACTGATCTgtgtatagcagggctggccaaaccagtcctcgagatctaccaacagtacacatttttcagaccacctagctggtgcacatgtgtagtcattactagttaagatgtgctgcattcattcctaaccgacaattctacagatctccaggaggcctggaaaacatgaactgttggtagatctcgaggaccggtttggccagccctggtgtataGGGATCCACGTGTGGGATAACTGCACCACCTGTATAGTCAGTGGTCACGCTAGGCTCTTTTGACAGAGCGCCACGCTCtggacatttttttaaatactGATCTCCGCAGCACGACACAGCCACTGGCTGAGCCTGGGAGCAACCATGGAGCAACAGTAAATAGGTGGAGCATAGGGCTGGGTGCTCCCAGTAGCTGCACATCATCCACAGAACAGGATGGAGGACACCCATAGAATGCCAGCAATAACTCCAGACAAGACACCCGGGAGCCACAAAGACTCTCAGCCTCTGCCACCCACAGGGCATACAATGGAGACACGAGCCAGATGCAGCCTGTGGAGGTGATGCACATGCCAAGTTGGTGCACCATCAGTTTGATCACAGTTATGAAATTCAACCCAAGCCATGTCATGACATTCCTAACATTAAACATATTACCCATGTCTTTACCAGATGCAATATCGCCTAATATTTAGTTCTGACATTTTTAGTTGTGACCCTTACATATTTACTTCTGCCCCTTATACCCTAGACTAAGCTTCCTTTTTTGTTATATGTCTAAAATAACATCCTTCAAGTAAAGGAGTGGTTTGcaaacgcgatcctcaaggcacccaactgtccaggttttaggtatattccTGCTTATAATcaattaattaagtcacctgtacctaAGAATGGATATCCGTAAACCCTGGACTGTTCGGAAGCCTTGGGGACCGCAGTTAGGAACCACTGAATTAAAATGCAAAAAGTATTTATTGTGTTTTAACGATGCTACACTATCTGCGCCCCCTGTGTAGATAGACGGATGGATGAGTGACTTATAGATATTGATAAGGACGCTTCAGAAGAGGAAGCAAGTGTGTCCCCTACACGTAAACATACTGAAGTGAAGCTGCAGATTCTATTGCAGATCATAAGAGATCTCTATCATATATATCTATTCACTCACTGTGACCAAGTTATACGTATAGAATCGCTAGTCCTATGGATAAACAGGTTACAAAGCTCCAAattctgaattgtactacacagctCCAGGATGTCAGGAGTCGGATATACATTTTATGAACTCCGTTATGGCAGTGGTCCTCCAGCAGATAACGCACGTGGAACCAGACACAGAAAGCTGCCATCCCTCAGACAAGATCATCATCAGGGCAGTGTCACCTCCACCCAACCCGTATACACAATATTCATCATCAACGCCACAGGCTGGAAGTTTTCACCCACGTTTCTTCTTTAATTTGAAAAATATGTATCCAAAATTTACAGCAGAACAAGCAGAGGATCTGCAGAACATCGCACACCGCGGAGGAGGGGCATCAACAGCAATGCCGCATGTAACGGGCCGATCTGACCTGGCCCCATGACGCGACACCCTGTAAGAGTCGTAGTGCATCAGAACGGACATGAGACTGGAGATAAAGGGGTGAGAGGCATTCGCTACAAATCTGCAGGCCGTTCTGCGGCGGACAGTGACACCCAGGGGGATGGAGGGACGGGGCGCTGTAAGGATGACTGAAGTCATGAGTTCATTCAATCAGTTTCTTTGCCTTGAAAAAGCGTCGGAGATAGAAGACTTGCCACGTGGCCAGTCCCATCAGGCAACACATGGAGAATATACTGAAGTACAGCACACGCACATTGGTGGACTCTGCAAGAGACGAGGAGTCAGACAACCTCACGTACACTCACTGGGAAGAGacaggtaaaaaaaaaaggaagaggtCATGAAACAAAAAGGGTCTCACCATTTGTATCTCTCATTTCCTCTTCCCTCTTCTTCATGTAGGCAAAGTCGTTGACTATTGATTCGGACAGATCTTCCAGACGACGCAGTTCCACTTCCAGCGGCTTCAACTTCTCCACTTTAGCGATCTAATaagaaaaagcagacacccaaatTATATAACGCTAGCCGTCGAGCATTACTCATCTGTATCCAAAAGGGAGGAAGCCTGTCTGCATTGCAAGTAGACAAGCCAAGGGATCGTTCATGTCATTGTATACTGGACCGCGTAAGGTCATTCACATAAACATAGCCGCATTACCTAGAGATGTCCCCTATTTTCCATCTATCAGGTGATGTGGCTTAGAAAAGCAGCGGAGCTAAAATCAGGGTGTTCTATGGGAAACACATTCCCCTTTACTTTGCAGCAAGTACCAAACGGTCACTGCCAAAACCTTCCTGTGGCCAGAGGCCGGGCACACAGATTAAACTTGTGGCGCATTCGCCATTATTTTTAATAGACGAATGGCCGTAAATGACTAAATGTATACTTAATAATGTGTTTAACAGGTTATATTCAGTGCACTGTTAGAGAATTATGGGAACGCAGAACACTGCACTTCTGTTTAAGGTATATTGTTTTTTTAAGGCTTTGACATTTGGGAACAAATTGCCTTGGGACATTCTTACCAAGGAATTCCTATATTAATGAGCATGTCACAAGCAAGGGTGTCCCTGGACAAGCAATTTCTTTGAGATGCAGTCCAAGGGAATATTTTGTGCCTCAGAGACACATAGGAGAATAAATAGTATTGTTGGGTTTCAGAATTTCATGTTGTTCCTATGAAGTTGTAAGGATTCTTATTAAGCGAAACTGGTTTTATATACAAATATGAAAATCACATTTTTACATGAGAaagactagtgttcactctagggtgttttagcagggcgccgcgccctgcccgttttttagcaggcaaaacccgccccgtcccttttgcggcgccctgctagaacagctgcccgcttcctgctctcccggcgtgtatagatgccatgcgcatggcatccatttacgcattgggagagagctgggggaagcccagcaccgacggaggtgctgggcacgcccccaacagggacgtcgccggccacagacgctctctatggtagcgtctgtgggccgaaccgccccctaaaatgacgtaggcgtggccacgccccctaatttgcgtggccgctgcCCCGTTTCGGGCGCACGGCTTCGCCGCGTGCGCAAatttgcccccggagtccggcgccctgccccttttcactcctagagtgaacactaaaagaCTATGTTAAATCAGACTGTTTTAGGAATGCAAACTGTTCTGAGTTGTATGTGTGTACAAGGAGGGAAAGCAGGACAAATAATTTATTTAGTGATTTAACTCTTTTGAAATGTAATctgaaatgtatttatattttgtgAGATAGCCTGATTGATTAGAGAGGacatggaggagaggggggggggggggggctgtaatgtTTTGTATGCTTGCCCTCTTCTTTAAGGCCATTTGACCAAATAAACATCTTAGCCTTCAAGACGACGGCTGCCTTCTTGTGACCAACAGAAATGCGACAAGCGCAGTCCCATTCTCCGCCTACCTGGAAGGAGCCTGGCGTCTCCAAGCGCCACCTTCTGCCAGCTACTAAAGCAGGTGCCTGGCCAGTGACCGGTGGGGTTCAGCCAACACCAACCAGGAGGCGTGGCAGCAGTTCCAGGTGCCGGTGGTAGGAGCCTGGTGGTAGCAGCAAAatacccacccactgcgcagtaagagggaatcccctattggGCAGGTTCCTTGTGACCCAAACCCAATCTGTGATTGCTGGGCGTAGCCAATGAGAGCCAGCGTCCGGTCACACTTCCCTCCAAATCAATCGCAGGGGGCAGCTGCATCATAGGGAATATGTAATACCATCTGTAAAAGCTCCAAAATGACTGAAGCACATGTTTTATGAACGGTTGTATTTGTGACCAGCTAGGACAATAAAAGCTCAGCTGTACTGATCACAGAGGTATAAGGACTTGTTATATTGTTACAGTGACACGACACAACTCACCTCCTCGTAATTCTTGGCCTCCACGCCATGTTTCATGTTTAGAACCACCATCTGGTCCGGCACACGGCCAGCACCTGGGAACACAGGAAGGGTCAGAAGCTTACACCGGGGCTCTCTGAGTGCTCACCTACCATCAGCTACCCGACAACGAGCCACCAACCTGCGGGATGCTTGCTTTCAAAGCAAACTTCAAACATGTCGTACTCCTCCGTGGTAAAGGCGAATTTCCCCTTAGATGCATCTTCCTTGGAGTAGAGGATGTGGCCAGCCGAGTCGGTGATCTACAAAGCAGATGTACAGGTGGGTCAGCCCGTTTGTCAGGGTAGAATAAAAATCAGAACCAATCCCGTCACTGGCGGGCAAAAGTGAAGCACACACAGTGGCCAGCTCAGTCACATCAGGGAGCCTCATAGCCAGCAGGCAAGGAAAAACAACCACGTAAGATGGGATATGGGACTACATGGAACTGAAATCTGTACACCACGCAGGATAACTAGAGACACTCCAGGCAAACAAGCTACATCTCCAGGACCAAACAGGCCCAGGTGTGTGCAGCAGGGGTATATCCAAGTCAGcatcaaaaatataaaaaaagtttCACCAATCTCTCGGTTAGGCCTTCCAACACTGTTGGAGTCCCCCCAAATTGGAACTAGCTAAAATGTCCTTATTCTGCCTGTAGACATCCCAGTTTCCTCACTTGACTCTTCTGCCCTGTCCTATTCCACAGGGGCCTTAATAAACGTCAAACCTTATTGAGCATATCCGAAAAATGTCAATACGCTCTCCACTGGAAAGACCCTACTTCACCCCATCCATCAGCTACCGTCAACACCATCTGGTTGGTTTCCCGCATGGTACACATCACAACTGCTCTACAAGAAATTACTGACTGCTTTATTAAAATCTGGTCATCACGGACTGAACACTCCGAGCCACCATTACACACCGGGTAACATTCACTCAACTTTGTGACTCTAAACCAGCGGTTCCAAAACTTGAGGacgccaaacagttcatgttttccaaaaCACtcggcaggtgcactcattactcactgacattttaaaaagatccacaggtgaagctattatttcacttgtgattctgtgagaagacctggaaaacatgaactgttgggggggttcttgaggaccgcagttgggaaccactggtctaaaccaTGATGTAGCAATACCCCCTACTCTTGCTTTTTCCTTTCTgcgttttttgctttttttttccccctctcccaGCAAATGACATTCAAAGTTGTTTCTTATATTAATTACACTCCTTTCAGATTAcaatgccaggtcgcacccgggaattgggcCCTTTCATGTTGCttatcgacccggcaatatgccgtgtcaggTAGCAATCGCGGGTGGGGGCGGAGCAGACATCAGGGGTGGGGCGCtgagagatgagatcatctctgcgccgcttCTCCCTATGCAGTGACCGATCCTGGCaatccgttcacactgcacctgacctggtatttaacccgggaataacactgctttattcccgggttgaattaccaggtcaggcgacccaggaattcgtcATGGCCGctttttacaccgcacagcaatgcGGCAATATACGGgggcgataccgggttatttgtgcagtgtgaaaggggtattagtcgatCCTAAATAGACATTTATTTACAGTAATGCTAAATTTAAAGAAACATTATCATTGCTTTGCTTATTCTGTGTATTTTCAAatagaacaaaaaaaataaaataataataattatatatacacacaccagatCAGTACTACAGGTTTTTGCTACTGCCGGATAGTGTGTGTCAGTAACCTCTGAGGACACACCATGAGCAGCATTTGGGAATTCCAGACATAGGAACAGCTGTGCCACCAGCGACAGAACGTAGGGACAGACAGCCGGTAGAGTTCCCACACTCCCGGGAGGAAAGTGCTTATGTTGTAGTAGCTGCTGGTCAGAGCTCAGGCAACTCACAGTGATGT encodes the following:
- the TMED10 gene encoding transmembrane emp24 domain-containing protein 10 isoform X2 — translated: METHISSTENDLLVILGDRILLIVLIVTTLEPTGDTEGMITDSAGHILYSKEDASKGKFAFTTEEYDMFEVCFESKHPAGAGRVPDQMVVLNMKHGVEAKNYEEIAKVEKLKPLEVELRRLEDLSESIVNDFAYMKKREEEMRDTNESTNVRVLYFSIFSMCCLMGLATWQVFYLRRFFKAKKLIE
- the TMED10 gene encoding transmembrane emp24 domain-containing protein 10 isoform X1, whose protein sequence is MAQLLLLPALLLLLCGSVRPISFQLPPNSRKCLREEIHKDVLVTGEYEVSEAHGQGQVRLKITDSAGHILYSKEDASKGKFAFTTEEYDMFEVCFESKHPAGAGRVPDQMVVLNMKHGVEAKNYEEIAKVEKLKPLEVELRRLEDLSESIVNDFAYMKKREEEMRDTNESTNVRVLYFSIFSMCCLMGLATWQVFYLRRFFKAKKLIE